From one Geoalkalibacter halelectricus genomic stretch:
- a CDS encoding DUF503 domain-containing protein, translating into MVVGIARFDLILHAPQNLKEKRGIVRKILGRCRERFPISAAEVGHHDLWQRSQIGVAVVARDADAVESVLSRMEEEIERIGLAEVCDRESEIVHF; encoded by the coding sequence ATGGTGGTGGGCATCGCCAGATTTGATCTGATTCTGCATGCGCCGCAGAATCTCAAGGAAAAGCGCGGCATCGTGCGCAAGATTCTTGGTCGCTGCCGGGAGCGCTTTCCCATTTCCGCCGCGGAAGTCGGGCATCATGATCTCTGGCAGCGCTCCCAAATCGGAGTGGCGGTGGTGGCCCGCGATGCCGATGCCGTCGAATCGGTTTTGAGTCGCATGGAAGAAGAAATCGAGCGGATCGGCCTGGCCGAGGTTTGCGACCGGGAAAGCGAAATCGTTCATTTCTAG
- the rpsO gene encoding 30S ribosomal protein S15 produces MLATERKQEIIEQFKTHEKDTGSPEVQIALLSQRITYLTEHFKTHKKDHHSRRGLLKIVGQRRRLLDYLKSKDVERYRKIISELGIRR; encoded by the coding sequence GTGCTGGCCACGGAACGCAAACAGGAAATCATCGAACAGTTCAAGACCCATGAGAAGGACACCGGCTCACCCGAAGTCCAGATCGCCCTGCTTTCGCAGCGCATTACCTATCTGACCGAACACTTCAAGACCCACAAGAAGGATCACCATTCCCGTCGGGGGCTGTTGAAGATCGTTGGGCAGAGACGGCGCCTGCTCGATTACTTGAAGAGCAAGGACGTCGAACGGTACCGCAAGATTATCTCGGAACTCGGTATCCGCCGTTAA
- a CDS encoding class I SAM-dependent RNA methyltransferase: MEACIRIESLAFGGSGVGRLGGKVVFVAGAVPGDEVRIRPVREKKHFMEAEILEVLVPSPDRRVPPCPVFGQCGGCQWQSLPYARQVFWKERIFADFLLRQVGVESQVMGSLLAAPNEWAYRSRVQFKCYQSPAGFVMGFYRRGSHFVIDVDHCPIAAAAINQALGLFRDWLSQSPCPEAIPQVDLAVDDEGQVAAIVHCLAADPRPLAAYLAPRVGEQGLALYVQTGRKHTLTQVQGPGRLCIHPLDASPLRLGYPVGGFAQVNLAQNRRLVAELLQAVGSPTGLRVLDLFCGMGNFSLPLAAAGAAVVGVEDFAPAIVQAEDNSLANGLTARFLCRPARQALTQDLLRERFDLVVLDPPRSGAREVIPELLRMRPERIVYISCDPATLARDLKPLVHNGYQVRGARGIDLFPQTYHLESLTCLHAC, from the coding sequence ATGGAGGCCTGCATCCGGATCGAGTCCCTGGCCTTCGGCGGCAGTGGGGTAGGGCGCCTGGGGGGCAAGGTGGTCTTTGTCGCGGGCGCGGTTCCCGGCGATGAGGTGCGCATCCGCCCGGTGCGGGAAAAAAAGCACTTCATGGAGGCCGAGATCCTGGAGGTGCTGGTTCCTTCTCCCGATCGCCGGGTGCCTCCCTGTCCGGTTTTCGGCCAATGCGGCGGTTGTCAGTGGCAATCATTGCCCTATGCGCGCCAGGTCTTCTGGAAGGAGCGCATTTTCGCGGATTTTCTCCTGCGCCAGGTCGGTGTCGAGAGCCAGGTCATGGGCAGCCTGCTCGCGGCGCCGAATGAATGGGCCTACCGCAGCCGGGTCCAATTCAAGTGCTACCAGAGCCCTGCTGGGTTTGTCATGGGCTTCTACCGGCGTGGCAGCCATTTTGTCATCGATGTCGATCACTGCCCGATTGCCGCTGCGGCCATCAACCAGGCCCTGGGCCTGTTTCGCGACTGGCTGTCGCAATCTCCCTGCCCCGAAGCGATCCCCCAAGTCGATTTGGCCGTTGACGACGAAGGGCAGGTTGCGGCCATCGTTCACTGCCTCGCCGCCGATCCGCGGCCGCTGGCTGCCTATCTCGCCCCCCGGGTGGGCGAACAGGGTCTGGCCTTGTATGTGCAAACAGGGCGCAAGCACACCCTGACCCAGGTTCAGGGGCCGGGTCGGCTGTGCATTCACCCACTGGATGCGAGTCCCTTGCGTCTGGGCTATCCCGTGGGCGGCTTTGCGCAGGTGAACCTCGCCCAAAACCGCCGACTGGTTGCCGAGCTGCTGCAGGCCGTGGGTTCCCCAACCGGCCTGCGGGTACTCGATCTGTTCTGCGGCATGGGCAATTTCTCCCTGCCCTTGGCCGCGGCGGGGGCCGCCGTGGTCGGCGTCGAGGATTTTGCCCCGGCCATTGTCCAGGCCGAGGACAATAGCCTCGCCAACGGCCTGACGGCGCGTTTTTTGTGCCGTCCGGCACGGCAGGCTCTGACCCAGGATCTCCTTCGGGAGCGGTTCGATCTGGTCGTCCTCGACCCGCCCCGCTCCGGAGCCCGCGAAGTCATACCCGAGCTGCTGCGCATGCGTCCGGAGCGCATCGTTTACATTTCATGTGATCCCGCCACCCTCGCCCGCGATCTCAAACCCTTGGTACACAATGGCTACCAGGTGCGCGGCGCGCGCGGCATCGATCTTTTTCCGCAAACCTATCACCTGGAAAGCCTGACCTGTTTGCACGCCTGCTGA
- a CDS encoding DUF448 domain-containing protein, whose translation MSGHHGAQRSCLGCRKVLDKSSLVRYVLAADGRVLVDFRQKLPGRGAYTCLSRGCQREAVRRNQFQRAFRGRNQAVAEGELAAELTRQLADKVDGLLGMVRKAGLAVGGSNLVLSSLDKKDELALVIVAQDISEGVLEKVRRKADAAAVPLFTWGHKEILGRCMGKEERSVIGVKKASLATALQEGLARYERFVGEI comes from the coding sequence ATGTCCGGGCACCATGGAGCACAGCGCAGTTGCCTGGGGTGTCGCAAGGTTCTGGACAAAAGTTCCCTGGTTCGCTATGTTCTTGCAGCCGACGGGCGCGTGCTGGTGGATTTTCGGCAGAAATTGCCGGGTCGCGGCGCCTACACCTGTCTGAGCCGCGGCTGCCAGCGTGAAGCTGTGCGGCGCAACCAATTCCAACGCGCTTTTCGCGGCCGCAATCAGGCCGTCGCGGAAGGCGAACTCGCCGCGGAACTGACGCGGCAGCTCGCCGATAAGGTTGATGGTCTGCTCGGAATGGTGCGCAAGGCCGGCCTGGCGGTCGGTGGAAGTAATCTGGTACTGTCGAGCTTGGATAAAAAAGACGAGCTTGCGCTGGTCATAGTCGCCCAGGATATTTCCGAGGGTGTTCTGGAAAAGGTTCGACGCAAAGCGGACGCTGCCGCGGTACCTCTGTTCACCTGGGGGCATAAGGAAATCCTCGGGCGCTGCATGGGGAAAGAGGAGCGCAGCGTCATCGGAGTTAAAAAAGCAAGTCTGGCAACGGCCCTGCAGGAGGGGCTTGCACGATACGAGCGATTCGTAGGGGAGATTTAA
- a CDS encoding RNA methyltransferase, giving the protein MQNVSVVLVEPQGDRNIGSVCRAMMNFGFTDLRLVRPQTDHLTHEARQMAVKAAGVLEQARIHDSLEEALADCRLALGTTRRFGKYREDFLHPDEAAELFLPLTPEGRVALVFGREDRGLLTAELDLCQRFITIPTNDELPSMNLAQAVALCLYDTARVLRSRQAHGRVAGRKKLASSQAVESMFGHMRQTLLDIDFLNPDNPDHILRSFRRIFGRAGLNDREVRILRGLWNRIDWIEGQRRSLSDPHPKTEKTS; this is encoded by the coding sequence TTGCAAAATGTCTCAGTCGTCCTGGTCGAACCCCAGGGAGATCGCAATATCGGTTCGGTGTGCCGCGCCATGATGAATTTCGGCTTTACCGATTTGCGCCTGGTGCGGCCACAAACTGATCATCTCACTCACGAGGCCCGCCAGATGGCGGTCAAGGCCGCCGGGGTGCTGGAGCAGGCGCGCATTCACGACAGTCTCGAGGAGGCTCTCGCCGATTGTCGCCTTGCCTTGGGCACCACGCGGCGCTTCGGCAAGTATCGCGAGGATTTTCTTCACCCCGACGAGGCCGCTGAGCTTTTTTTGCCCCTGACCCCCGAGGGGCGGGTGGCCCTGGTGTTCGGGCGCGAGGATCGCGGCCTGCTCACCGCGGAACTCGATCTCTGCCAGCGGTTCATCACCATTCCGACCAACGACGAACTGCCGTCCATGAACCTGGCCCAGGCCGTAGCCCTGTGCCTCTATGATACGGCCCGGGTGCTGCGTAGCCGGCAGGCGCATGGGCGCGTGGCGGGGCGAAAAAAACTTGCCTCCAGCCAGGCCGTCGAAAGCATGTTCGGCCACATGCGCCAAACCCTGTTGGATATCGATTTTCTTAATCCCGACAACCCCGATCACATCCTGCGCAGTTTTCGGCGCATTTTCGGCCGCGCCGGCCTCAATGACCGCGAGGTGCGGATTTTGCGCGGGCTGTGGAATCGCATCGACTGGATCGAAGGCCAGCGGCGCAGTCTCTCCGATCCGCACCCTAAGACGGAAAAAACCTCATGA
- a CDS encoding ribosome maturation factor RimP, giving the protein MNDASVVDQVKELALPVLRDLGFELVDLEFKREGQGWVLRFFIDKPQGLTLDDCAAFSREISLVLDVEDFIHRAYHLEVSSPGLDRPLKSPEDFDRFRGERIKVKTFEKLDPDERNHPRKTFTGELLGLEEGRIRIKQLDKKGGVVAIPLEAVAKANLDPEFEF; this is encoded by the coding sequence GTGAACGACGCTTCCGTTGTCGACCAGGTCAAAGAACTCGCGCTTCCCGTTCTGCGGGATCTGGGGTTCGAACTGGTTGATCTGGAATTTAAACGCGAAGGCCAGGGCTGGGTGCTGCGCTTTTTCATCGACAAGCCGCAAGGGCTGACCCTCGATGACTGTGCCGCCTTCAGCCGCGAGATCAGCCTGGTGTTGGATGTCGAGGATTTCATTCACCGCGCCTATCATCTCGAGGTCAGCTCGCCGGGGCTTGATCGGCCGTTAAAGAGCCCCGAGGATTTTGACCGCTTTCGCGGAGAACGCATCAAGGTCAAAACCTTCGAGAAGCTCGATCCCGATGAGCGCAATCATCCGCGCAAAACCTTCACCGGCGAACTGCTTGGACTCGAAGAGGGCCGCATCAGGATCAAGCAGCTCGACAAGAAGGGCGGGGTCGTCGCGATCCCGCTTGAAGCGGTTGCCAAAGCCAATCTGGATCCGGAATTCGAATTTTGA
- the truB gene encoding tRNA pseudouridine(55) synthase TruB, protein MDGLLLIDKPRGITSHDVVARVRRILRTRRVGHTGTLDPMATGVLPVAVGRATRLVEFLMADSKTYRATLKLGEITDTQDADGQIVERRQVSDITQERVVAACRAFLGDIAQTPPMYSALKKDGVPLYRLARQGIEVERAARRVRIERIDLLSWELPFLEIEVDCSKGTYIRTLAHDLGAFLGPGAHLVQLCRTRSGAFSLEECLDLENLSADACPGATPGFLELSEILRGVSRLAVDEAGAARLAQGIPPTALQVEATPGEDGDLVVLMRGRRLLAVARYAPARLLEKRGDFELLRVFPEAAAA, encoded by the coding sequence ATGGATGGACTGCTGTTGATCGATAAGCCGCGGGGGATCACCTCCCACGACGTGGTGGCGCGGGTTCGCCGCATTCTGCGCACCCGCCGTGTCGGCCACACTGGAACTCTTGATCCCATGGCGACCGGGGTGCTTCCCGTCGCCGTCGGGCGCGCAACCCGCCTGGTCGAATTTCTCATGGCCGACAGCAAGACCTACCGGGCCACCCTCAAACTTGGTGAAATTACCGACACCCAGGATGCCGACGGGCAGATCGTCGAGCGACGCCAGGTCAGCGACATCACCCAAGAGCGGGTCGTTGCCGCCTGTCGCGCGTTCCTCGGTGACATTGCCCAGACGCCTCCCATGTATTCGGCCCTGAAAAAAGACGGGGTACCCCTGTACCGCCTGGCACGCCAGGGCATCGAGGTTGAGCGTGCCGCCCGCCGGGTGCGCATCGAGCGCATCGATCTGCTCTCCTGGGAACTTCCTTTTCTGGAGATCGAGGTGGACTGCTCCAAGGGCACCTATATCCGCACCCTGGCGCACGACCTCGGGGCTTTTCTTGGCCCCGGCGCGCATCTGGTGCAATTGTGCCGTACCCGTTCGGGCGCCTTTTCCCTGGAGGAATGTCTGGATCTGGAAAACTTGTCCGCGGACGCCTGTCCGGGGGCTACCCCGGGATTTTTGGAGTTGAGCGAAATCCTCAGAGGGGTTAGCCGCTTGGCGGTCGACGAGGCGGGCGCCGCGCGCCTGGCTCAGGGAATTCCACCGACGGCGCTACAGGTCGAGGCGACACCCGGCGAGGATGGTGACCTGGTCGTCCTGATGCGCGGGCGGCGCTTGTTGGCCGTGGCCCGTTACGCACCCGCACGTTTACTGGAAAAACGCGGAGATTTTGAATTGTTAAGGGTTTTTCCCGAGGCCGCGGCCGCGTGA
- a CDS encoding DHH family phosphoesterase gives MNNGTIRAILERIESARRILVASHSSPDGDAIASTLALANALREMGREVVAFNADPVPQTLQFLPGAASLVHDLRDVAPFDLGFLLDAGELRRAEAPLKELCATLINIDHHPYSEPFGEINYVDEKASATGALIYRVLKEGGHPISPDVALCVYTAILSDTGSFRYSNADSEAFRIAADMVEQGGINPWDVAGGLYESQDEKRLRLLALALATLQVSACGKFASLTLTDEMMRRTGASHEHTDGFVNYPRSIRGVEVAILFRQIGPDAYKVGFRSKGRVDVGALARQLGGGGHHNAAGAEVQGALEEVRASVFSRLQIGSATD, from the coding sequence ATGAACAACGGCACGATCAGGGCGATTCTGGAAAGGATTGAGTCGGCGCGACGCATCCTTGTCGCATCGCATTCCAGTCCCGACGGAGACGCCATCGCCTCGACCCTGGCTCTGGCTAACGCCTTGAGGGAAATGGGGCGCGAGGTGGTGGCCTTCAATGCCGATCCGGTACCTCAGACCTTGCAGTTTCTCCCCGGTGCGGCGAGCCTGGTGCATGATCTGCGCGATGTCGCGCCCTTCGATCTCGGCTTTCTCCTCGATGCTGGCGAACTGCGGCGGGCCGAAGCCCCCCTGAAGGAACTTTGCGCCACATTGATCAACATCGATCATCATCCCTACTCAGAGCCGTTCGGCGAAATCAATTATGTGGATGAGAAGGCCAGCGCCACCGGCGCCCTGATCTACCGGGTGCTCAAGGAAGGCGGTCATCCCATCTCGCCCGACGTCGCCTTGTGCGTCTATACCGCCATTCTTTCCGACACCGGCTCCTTTCGCTACTCCAATGCCGATTCCGAGGCCTTTCGCATTGCCGCGGACATGGTTGAGCAGGGTGGAATCAATCCCTGGGACGTGGCCGGCGGGCTTTACGAGAGTCAGGATGAAAAGCGCCTGCGTCTGCTTGCCCTGGCCCTTGCGACGCTGCAGGTTTCGGCCTGCGGAAAGTTCGCCAGCCTGACCCTGACCGATGAAATGATGCGCCGCACTGGAGCCAGTCACGAACACACCGACGGTTTCGTTAACTATCCTCGCTCCATTCGCGGCGTCGAGGTGGCGATTTTGTTTCGCCAGATCGGTCCCGATGCCTACAAGGTCGGATTTCGCAGCAAGGGCCGCGTCGATGTCGGTGCCCTGGCCCGCCAATTGGGTGGCGGCGGCCACCATAACGCCGCCGGAGCCGAGGTTCAGGGCGCCCTGGAAGAGGTGCGCGCCTCGGTTTTTTCTCGCCTCCAGATCGGGTCCGCGACCGATTAA
- the nusA gene encoding transcription termination factor NusA: MTNLNHIIDQVVKDKGIDRAILVEALESAVLSAANKKYRNTRDLEAHYNDEIGEVELFEFVTVVEEVQDSYKEIDLEEAREVDPDVEVGDSLGMKLDSGTFSRIAAQTAKQVIIQKVREAEREWVYNEFKDRVGELVNGIVRRYERGDLIVDLGRAEALLPHREQVPRESYRQGDRVRAYIADVKLSPKGPQVILSRTHPGLVVELFKVEVPEISEGLVEIKACSREPGSRAKIAVVSHDPDIDPVGACVGMRGSRVQNVVSELRGEKIDIIPWSMDIGRFACSAIAPAEVTRVYVDSDEKALEIIVPDDQLSLAIGKKGQNVRLAARLTGWKIDIKSESRAEEAAAQEAAEAEADNEDLELAGEEQSALAEQDLAAEEAQAESPEADADLEAQSRDKE, from the coding sequence TTGACCAATCTCAACCACATCATCGATCAGGTCGTCAAGGACAAGGGGATCGACCGAGCCATTTTGGTGGAAGCCCTGGAGTCGGCCGTATTGTCCGCCGCCAACAAAAAGTACCGCAATACGCGCGATCTTGAGGCCCATTACAACGATGAGATCGGCGAGGTCGAATTGTTCGAGTTCGTGACCGTCGTCGAAGAAGTTCAGGATTCCTACAAGGAGATCGACCTGGAAGAGGCACGTGAGGTCGACCCCGACGTCGAAGTCGGCGACTCCCTCGGCATGAAACTCGATTCGGGAACCTTCAGCCGCATCGCCGCCCAGACCGCCAAGCAGGTCATTATTCAAAAGGTCCGCGAAGCCGAGCGCGAGTGGGTCTATAATGAATTCAAGGATCGCGTCGGTGAACTGGTCAATGGCATCGTGCGGCGCTACGAGCGCGGCGATCTGATTGTCGATTTGGGCCGTGCCGAGGCGCTGCTGCCCCATCGCGAGCAGGTGCCCCGCGAGAGCTATCGCCAGGGCGACCGGGTGCGCGCCTATATTGCCGACGTCAAGCTCTCGCCCAAGGGTCCGCAGGTCATCCTGTCGCGCACCCATCCGGGGCTGGTGGTTGAACTGTTCAAGGTCGAAGTCCCCGAGATCAGCGAGGGCCTGGTGGAGATCAAGGCGTGTTCCCGTGAGCCGGGCAGCCGGGCCAAGATCGCCGTGGTATCCCATGATCCCGATATCGATCCGGTCGGCGCCTGCGTCGGAATGCGCGGCTCGCGCGTGCAAAATGTCGTTTCGGAACTGCGCGGGGAAAAAATCGACATCATTCCCTGGAGCATGGATATCGGGCGTTTTGCCTGTTCCGCCATCGCACCCGCCGAGGTGACCCGGGTCTATGTCGACAGCGATGAGAAGGCTCTTGAAATCATCGTGCCCGACGATCAGCTCTCCCTGGCCATCGGCAAGAAGGGTCAGAACGTGCGTCTGGCTGCGCGCTTGACGGGCTGGAAAATCGACATCAAGAGCGAATCCCGGGCCGAGGAAGCCGCCGCCCAGGAAGCCGCCGAGGCGGAAGCGGATAATGAGGATCTCGAACTGGCCGGGGAAGAACAATCCGCCCTTGCCGAGCAGGACTTAGCGGCGGAAGAAGCTCAGGCGGAAAGCCCTGAAGCCGATGCCGATCTTGAGGCGCAGAGCAGAGACAAGGAGTGA
- the infB gene encoding translation initiation factor IF-2 → MGKTRVFELAKQMGLESKELLEKLEAAGISVANHMSVLEEGDLKKFEAANAPVVAQIEEERVKPGIIRRRRREVPVESVEETEAVAESGAVAQPKSETPAAPAEPQETPASQPSEKAPEETPSAAKIAAPEAAPPAEPEPVPVTPPAEEKEAPAEKIVAEDKEVSAPPVAAKPAARPERREEKPTPGRAKVLGRVDLSRLSSGPPARSEEPQRRERPAARREAPPGRPAGAGRPAPTGRPAPNGRPAPEGRPAPAGRPATAGRGRPSFTPAPAPDEVFTPKEVRGGKKNKKGRGGYDAPGGEVADGRPGRKGRNLEVFEPDRSGRMRRPKKGAKQAKKTEVTISKAIKRVIRITDSITVGELAKRMGIKANELIRELMQQGSMVTINHPLDFDTAALLASEYNYEVENVAFDEATILEEVPVIKEGEEAPEDLRPRPPVVTVMGHVDHGKTSLLDAIRAANVTAGEAGGITQHIGAYYVELEGRKITFLDTPGHEAFTAMRARGAKATDIVILVVAADDGVMPQTREAINHAKAADVPIVVAINKIDKPDSNPERVKQELTEFGLVPEDWGGETIFAEVSAKQHINIDQLLEMVLLQAEVLELKANPGKRGRGIIVEARLDKGRGPVATVLVQEGTLHIGDPIVSGVHFGRVRSMVDDRGNRVDEAGPSMPVEVTGLSGVPDAGDLLYAVEDEKKAKDVAQHRQQKLREAELAKTSKISLDQLFAKIQEGDVKELKVVIKGDVQGSVEAVKDALVKLSTDACRLVVIHTGVGGIIESDINLASASDAVVLGFNVRPEPKAAQLAESEGVDIRLYNIIYDAVADIKNAMEGLLAPTLKEKDLGRAEVRETFSVPKVGIIAGCYVLDGKILRNAKARLVRDSVVVWEGKLSSLRRFKDDVREVAAGYECGISLENFNDLKVGDIIEAYEMEAFKTLL, encoded by the coding sequence ATGGGAAAGACACGGGTATTTGAGCTGGCCAAGCAAATGGGTCTAGAGAGCAAGGAACTTCTGGAGAAGCTCGAAGCGGCGGGGATTTCCGTAGCCAATCACATGAGCGTTCTGGAAGAGGGCGACCTGAAGAAATTCGAGGCGGCCAATGCTCCTGTGGTCGCCCAGATTGAGGAAGAGCGGGTTAAGCCCGGCATCATTCGCCGTCGCCGCCGTGAAGTTCCCGTCGAGTCCGTGGAAGAGACGGAAGCCGTTGCTGAAAGCGGCGCGGTCGCTCAGCCCAAGAGCGAGACTCCCGCGGCCCCCGCCGAGCCCCAGGAAACCCCTGCATCGCAGCCCTCCGAGAAGGCGCCCGAGGAGACCCCCTCCGCTGCCAAGATTGCCGCGCCGGAAGCAGCGCCGCCGGCCGAGCCCGAGCCGGTCCCTGTTACGCCCCCCGCCGAGGAAAAGGAAGCTCCCGCGGAAAAGATTGTCGCAGAGGACAAGGAAGTTTCCGCGCCGCCGGTTGCCGCCAAGCCGGCCGCGCGTCCCGAGCGTCGCGAGGAGAAGCCCACCCCGGGCCGGGCCAAGGTTCTTGGACGCGTGGATCTTTCACGGCTTTCCTCCGGCCCTCCGGCACGCAGTGAAGAACCGCAGCGCCGTGAGCGTCCCGCCGCGCGTCGCGAGGCCCCTCCTGGTCGTCCCGCAGGAGCCGGCCGTCCGGCCCCCACGGGTCGTCCGGCACCCAATGGTCGACCGGCGCCGGAAGGTCGTCCCGCACCGGCCGGACGCCCGGCTACCGCGGGCAGGGGACGGCCGTCCTTTACCCCCGCTCCGGCTCCCGATGAGGTATTTACGCCCAAGGAAGTTCGCGGCGGCAAGAAAAACAAAAAGGGCCGCGGCGGCTACGACGCCCCCGGGGGCGAAGTTGCCGACGGGCGCCCGGGCCGTAAGGGACGCAATCTCGAGGTGTTCGAGCCCGATCGCAGCGGACGTATGCGCCGGCCCAAGAAAGGTGCCAAGCAGGCCAAGAAAACCGAGGTCACCATTTCCAAGGCGATCAAGCGCGTCATCCGCATCACCGACTCCATTACCGTCGGTGAATTGGCCAAGCGCATGGGAATCAAGGCCAACGAGTTGATTCGTGAGCTGATGCAGCAAGGCAGCATGGTCACCATCAACCATCCATTGGACTTCGACACCGCGGCTCTGTTGGCCTCCGAATACAATTACGAGGTCGAGAACGTTGCGTTCGACGAGGCAACGATTCTTGAGGAGGTTCCCGTTATCAAGGAGGGTGAGGAAGCGCCGGAGGATCTCCGCCCGCGTCCCCCCGTGGTAACGGTCATGGGCCATGTCGACCACGGCAAAACCAGCCTGCTCGATGCCATTCGCGCCGCCAACGTGACGGCCGGCGAGGCCGGCGGCATCACCCAACACATCGGTGCCTACTATGTCGAGCTTGAGGGGCGCAAGATCACCTTTCTCGACACCCCCGGCCATGAGGCTTTCACCGCCATGCGTGCCCGTGGTGCCAAGGCCACCGATATCGTCATTCTGGTAGTGGCCGCCGATGACGGCGTCATGCCCCAGACCAGGGAGGCGATCAACCACGCCAAGGCAGCAGATGTACCCATCGTGGTCGCCATCAACAAGATCGACAAGCCCGATTCCAACCCCGAGCGGGTCAAGCAGGAACTGACCGAGTTCGGGCTGGTGCCCGAGGACTGGGGGGGCGAGACCATCTTTGCCGAGGTTTCCGCCAAGCAGCACATAAATATCGACCAGCTTCTTGAAATGGTCCTGTTGCAGGCCGAAGTTCTCGAACTCAAGGCCAACCCAGGCAAGCGCGGTCGCGGCATTATCGTCGAGGCCCGTCTCGACAAAGGGCGCGGGCCGGTGGCGACCGTTCTGGTTCAGGAGGGCACTCTGCACATCGGCGATCCCATCGTCAGTGGGGTCCACTTCGGGCGTGTCCGCAGCATGGTGGATGATCGCGGCAACCGGGTCGATGAAGCCGGTCCTTCCATGCCCGTCGAGGTCACCGGATTGAGTGGGGTGCCCGATGCGGGTGATCTGCTCTATGCCGTCGAGGATGAGAAAAAAGCCAAGGACGTGGCGCAGCATCGGCAGCAAAAACTGCGTGAAGCCGAACTCGCCAAGACCAGCAAGATCTCCCTGGATCAACTGTTCGCCAAGATTCAGGAAGGCGACGTCAAGGAACTCAAGGTCGTTATCAAGGGCGATGTTCAGGGCTCGGTCGAGGCCGTCAAGGATGCCCTGGTCAAACTCTCCACGGATGCCTGTCGGTTGGTGGTCATTCACACCGGTGTCGGTGGGATCATCGAGAGCGATATCAACCTGGCATCCGCCTCGGATGCGGTGGTACTCGGCTTCAACGTCCGCCCCGAACCCAAGGCGGCGCAACTGGCCGAAAGCGAAGGGGTGGACATTCGCCTCTACAACATCATCTACGACGCGGTTGCCGACATCAAAAACGCCATGGAGGGTCTGCTGGCTCCGACTCTCAAGGAGAAGGATCTGGGCCGTGCCGAGGTGCGCGAAACCTTCTCCGTGCCCAAGGTCGGTATCATCGCCGGTTGCTATGTGCTCGACGGCAAGATCCTGCGCAATGCCAAGGCTCGTCTGGTGCGTGACAGTGTCGTGGTCTGGGAGGGCAAGCTCTCCTCGCTGCGGCGCTTCAAGGACGATGTTCGCGAGGTCGCCGCCGGCTACGAGTGCGGGATCAGTCTTGAGAACTTCAACGATCTCAAGGTCGGCGACATTATCGAAGCCTACGAGATGGAAGCCTTTAAAACCCTGCTCTAG
- a CDS encoding ribosome-binding factor A produces MEFQRSHRVGDQIHKEISALLVKGLKDPRIGFVTITSVEVTPDLHLARVFFTVMGDEKARRESEAGLKNSTPYIRRELGKRLRMRYTPDLLFSYDTSVDYGSRIDKLLQDINDEQRHDQGDSGKD; encoded by the coding sequence TTGGAATTTCAACGTTCACACCGGGTCGGGGACCAGATTCACAAGGAAATTTCGGCTCTTCTGGTGAAGGGGCTGAAGGACCCCCGCATCGGCTTCGTCACTATCACCAGCGTCGAGGTGACGCCGGATCTCCATCTGGCGCGGGTTTTCTTCACGGTCATGGGAGATGAGAAAGCGCGCCGCGAGTCGGAAGCCGGCCTCAAGAACTCCACCCCCTACATCCGTCGCGAACTCGGCAAGCGCCTACGCATGCGCTATACCCCCGATTTGCTCTTCAGTTACGACACCTCCGTCGATTACGGCAGCCGCATCGACAAACTGTTGCAGGACATAAACGATGAACAACGGCACGATCAGGGCGATTCTGGAAAGGATTGA